The following is a genomic window from Anaerolineales bacterium.
TAGCCATACGCCGCCAGACAGACGACCAAGCGCCAATCACCCGTCTGCTGCCGTTTGCCCTGGGGGCGCTGCTGTTGTCTGGGCTGTCCTTCTGGCTGGCCGACCTGCCGCTGCGCATGGCCTTTGCCTGGGATCGCTTCACGCTGCCCCTGATGTTGCCGGTATGCCTGCTGCTGGCCTTGGGCATCGAAGCCTTTGCCCGGCGCAGCAAACCACTGACAATCTTCGCACTCTGTGTGCTGCTCGGCCTCAGCGCCGGATATCACTTCTTCAACGCCAACGCCTACCGAGAGGAATGGGAACGCCAGCAAGCCTTCTTTAAGCAACTCGTGTGGCGCGCACCTTACATTGCGCCACACACCGCCCTGCTCAGTGTCGAAAACACGCTCAGCCACTATACGGACAACTCCTTGGTGGCCCCGCTGAACTGGATTTACCGTCTGGAGCCGATTGGCGAACGCATTCCCTACTACATCGCCTACTTGGATATCCGCACAGACGCAGAACTAGCCGGGGACAGCGACCAGCCGATCCGCAAATCGTATCGCTACAACGTCTTTGAGGGCCAGCCGGGTGATGTATTGGTGCTCTACTACGCGCCGCCCGCCTGCCTGCGCATTCTGGATCCACATCTGGACGCGGTTTTCCCCATGCTGCCGGCGCTCCTGGACGAGCAGGTGCCGCGCTCCAACCTGGAGCGCATCGCGACTGAGCCAGAGCGCTCAGTGGTGGCCGATTTTCCCTATTGGCAGGCTCAACCGGAACAAAGTTGGTGCTACTACTTCCAGAAGGCCGACCTAGCCCGCCAGCACGGCGACTGGAACCAGGTGGTCGAGTTGGGCGAGATCGCTTTCGACCTAAATGACACGCCCAACCACGCCGCCGAACGCACGCCATTCATCGAAGGCTATGCTCACGCAGGCAACTGGCCGCGAGCGTACCAGCTGAGTCAGGAAACGCTGCGCATCAACCGCTTCATGCAGCCCATGCTTTGCCGGCTGTGGCAGCAGATCGCCGAGAACACGCCAGTATCCCCAGAGCGGGCCGAGATACTGGCAAAGGTCGAGGAAGACCTGATGTGCGAACTCGCCCCATAAAAAACGCCGCCCCAAGGGGCGGCGTTTTTTATTCGGATTTGCGTGCACGCGTTTTCTTGGGTGGAGCCGCCTCCACATAAGGTTCTTCTGGTACGATCAACCACATCACCAGGTAGACCAAAGGGCCAGCACCCCACATGATCAAAGCAAAGGCAAACAG
Proteins encoded in this region:
- a CDS encoding PspC domain-containing protein, translated to MTTVKRLYRSHHNRMLGGVAAGLGDYLEIDPTLVRLLFAFALIMWGAGPLVYLVMWLIVPEEPYVEAAPPKKTRARKSE